Proteins co-encoded in one Metabacillus sp. KUDC1714 genomic window:
- a CDS encoding AraC family transcriptional regulator, whose translation MNGDELRSFLLTNNTKQATEWDAIKKAFNPETVEINGEQVYVFDMIFDLTVTPIEDPIGISQQLPTAYVPMHIHHYIELIYVYQGQCTIVMQNGKMTISEGEIIIIDKRTPHAVEGISESDIVIDIKLKHDYLSSSFLSRFTHKSIISQFLVDSLINNRRVNNYLHFPFENRSNIAGIMEHIMCEYFEKDFCSADMINSYLFILFTELIRHSNNSNSIKPVDTKQDDIVLEFLKYIEDHYKDCSLTKMASHYNYHPNYASSVLKKATGKSFKDLLQIQRLNKAALYLTNSDLPVAEIAEKVGYTSLSFFYKKFNDIFLQTPKEYRENKL comes from the coding sequence ATGAATGGTGATGAGTTGCGCTCATTTCTATTAACCAACAATACCAAACAAGCAACCGAATGGGATGCTATAAAAAAAGCATTTAATCCGGAAACGGTTGAAATAAATGGAGAGCAAGTTTATGTGTTTGATATGATCTTTGATTTAACAGTCACTCCTATTGAAGATCCTATTGGGATTTCTCAGCAGTTACCTACTGCGTATGTTCCTATGCATATTCATCATTATATTGAATTAATTTATGTTTATCAGGGACAATGCACAATCGTTATGCAAAACGGGAAAATGACCATTTCTGAGGGAGAAATTATTATTATTGATAAACGAACCCCTCATGCAGTAGAGGGGATTTCGGAATCAGATATTGTAATAGATATTAAACTAAAGCACGACTATTTATCATCTAGTTTTCTTAGTCGATTTACACATAAAAGCATTATTTCTCAATTTTTGGTAGACTCTCTGATAAACAATCGAAGAGTAAATAATTATCTACACTTTCCATTTGAAAATCGCTCTAATATAGCCGGAATTATGGAACATATTATGTGTGAGTATTTTGAAAAAGACTTTTGCTCTGCAGATATGATAAACTCCTACCTTTTCATTTTGTTCACTGAATTAATTCGACACAGTAACAATTCCAATAGTATAAAGCCGGTCGATACTAAGCAAGATGATATTGTTCTCGAATTTCTAAAATATATTGAAGATCATTATAAAGATTGTAGTTTAACGAAAATGGCTTCACACTATAATTATCATCCGAACTATGCTTCCTCTGTTCTTAAGAAAGCAACCGGAAAGTCCTTCAAGGATCTCCTTCAGATTCAACGATTAAATAAAGCAGCGTTATATTTAACAAACTCGGACCTTCCTGTAGCAGAAATTGCAGAAAAGGTTGGTTACACCAGTTTGTCTTTCTTCTATAAAAAATTTAATGATATCTTCTTACAAACTCCAAAAGAGTATAGAGAAAATAAACTTTAA
- a CDS encoding glycoside hydrolase family 1 protein — protein sequence MTFNFPPQFIWGSATAGHQVEGNNMNNDFWAEEHAEGSPYKDRSGDAIDHYRLYEKDIALMASLGLKAYRFSIEWSRIEPEQGEYSNSAIEHYRGVLEACHKYGITPVVAMHHFSSPKWLMRLGGWASPEIPELFSQYCEVVFRELGHLIPYTLTMNEVNLPVMLREVFSSIGFIPPVGIERDAWVAPKWRESAAQLCGTTADKYFTFHMISDEKSIKILKEAHKKAREVIKGIAPDTKVGFSMALSDIQSISGGEELAEKKWQSYFGQFEDMIAEDDFFGLQNYTRETYGPEGQVAPTEGTELTQMGYVYCPEALGNVIRKVKQAVSIPIMITEHGVATANDERRVEFIRRSLEGVQSCLNEGIDIIGYLHWSTFDNFEWNSGYSMQFGLIEVDRTTQERKVKESARYLGRIAQMNALVTK from the coding sequence ATGACATTTAATTTTCCGCCACAGTTTATTTGGGGTTCAGCAACTGCAGGACACCAGGTTGAAGGAAATAATATGAACAATGATTTTTGGGCAGAGGAGCATGCAGAGGGATCACCATATAAAGATAGGTCTGGTGATGCAATTGATCATTATCGACTTTATGAAAAAGACATTGCACTTATGGCTAGCTTAGGATTAAAAGCCTACCGATTTTCGATAGAATGGTCCAGAATTGAACCTGAGCAGGGAGAATACTCAAATTCTGCCATCGAACATTATCGTGGTGTTCTTGAAGCATGTCATAAATATGGAATAACACCTGTAGTGGCTATGCATCACTTTTCTTCACCAAAATGGCTAATGCGGTTGGGGGGATGGGCCAGTCCAGAGATTCCAGAGTTATTTTCCCAGTATTGTGAGGTTGTGTTTCGTGAACTAGGGCATTTAATTCCTTACACTCTTACAATGAATGAAGTGAATTTACCTGTAATGTTGAGGGAGGTTTTTTCAAGTATTGGTTTTATACCGCCTGTAGGAATTGAAAGAGATGCATGGGTGGCTCCAAAATGGAGAGAATCAGCAGCTCAGTTATGTGGCACGACAGCAGATAAATATTTCACGTTCCATATGATTTCAGACGAAAAATCTATTAAGATATTAAAAGAAGCACATAAAAAGGCACGTGAGGTCATTAAGGGGATTGCTCCAGATACTAAAGTAGGCTTTTCGATGGCACTTTCAGACATTCAGTCTATCTCAGGTGGTGAAGAGCTTGCCGAGAAGAAGTGGCAAAGTTATTTTGGTCAATTTGAGGATATGATTGCTGAAGATGACTTCTTTGGATTACAAAATTATACCCGTGAGACATACGGTCCAGAAGGCCAAGTGGCACCTACTGAAGGAACTGAGCTTACGCAAATGGGATATGTATATTGCCCCGAGGCACTTGGAAATGTTATTCGTAAGGTGAAACAGGCTGTGTCAATTCCAATCATGATTACTGAGCATGGAGTGGCAACTGCAAATGATGAAAGACGTGTAGAATTTATCCGCAGAAGTCTTGAAGGGGTGCAATCTTGTCTTAACGAAGGAATTGATATTATCGGCTATCTGCATTGGTCTACTTTTGATAATTTTGAATGGAATTCTGGTTATTCTATGCAATTTGGTTTAATTGAGGTTGATCGAACTACACAGGAAAGAAAAGTGAAGGAAAGCGCACGTTATCTTGGACGTATTGCTCAAATGAACGCGCTTGTAACGAAATAA